The following coding sequences are from one Heptranchias perlo isolate sHepPer1 chromosome 13, sHepPer1.hap1, whole genome shotgun sequence window:
- the LOC137331719 gene encoding extracellular calcium-sensing receptor-like: protein MVFAIEEINRNPELLPDITLGYKIFDSCDVPSESLKGAFKLLKEKDGSASNYTCAGVPPVPMIVGDGGSSQSIAVSRVVAPFGIGMVSYFASCACLSDKREFPTFFRTIPSDTVQMKALVRVIQHFKWTWVGAVAEDNDYGRFGMRSFIEEVAKFEICIAYIEFLSPGRTRERIQQVAETMKTSSAKVTIIFSGASDTMSLVTELRLQNITDIQLIASEAWVTSFQLWTEETREILSGSIGFGIRRAEIPGLREFLVKLHPSIAPDNPFVEELWREVFGCSVKISNQSLEENTSPSPYKPCTGSESLETIETTYTDVSQLRVSYNVYKAVYAVAHALQNLQSCGDGKGPFLNETCGQKSNILPWQLLHYLREVRFTNQFGEEISFDKNGDPIASYDLINWQKRSDGSVEFIKVGFYDAALPAGKELVLDERRIVWHGTALEKKVPVSTCSDSCLAGSRRGARNGQPICCFDCLPCTDGEISNQTDSIECIKCPTDYWSNDHRDQCILKEIEFLSFQDGMGKTLTAISLFGACITGAVAAVFLYFINTPIVRANNSELSFLLLISLILCFLCSIAFIGQPSPWSCMVRHTVFGVSFVLCISCILSKTLVVLMAFKATLPASNVMKWFGPTQQRSIVFLCTLIQIIICVIWLVTSPPLPAKNTKYQSAKIILECDVGSTVAFSCVLGYIGLLACMCLILAFLARALPDKFNEAKFITFSMLIFFAVWVTFIPAHVSTPGKYTVAVEIFAILASSFGLLCCIFTPKCYIILLKPEENTRKHMMGKTVMNSIS, encoded by the exons ATGGTGTTTGCAATAGAAGAAATAAACAGGAACCCAGAGTTGCTTCCTGACATAACTCTGGGCTATAAGATTTTCGACAGCTGTGACGTGCCTTCCGAAAGCCTTAAAGGAGCCTTCAAATTACTGAAGGAGAAAGACGGAAGCGCTTCCAATTACACGTGTGCTGGAGTTCCACCAGTGCCCATGATTGTGGGAGATGGAGGATCATCGCAATCTATCGCAGTGTCGAGAGTGGTGGCTCCTTTCGGCATCGGTATG GTCAGCTACTTCGCTTCCTGCGCATGCCTCAGTGACAAGCGTGAGTTCCCAACTTTTTTCAGGACAATTCCCAGTGACACCGTTCAGATGAAAGCTTTAGTCCGGGTCATACAGCATTTTAAATGGACTTGGGTCGGCGCTGTGGCTGAAGACAACGATTATGGCCGATTCGGGATGAGGTCGTTTATTGAAGAGGTTGCGAAGTTTGAAATTTGCATCGCGTACATTGAATTCCTTTCACCTGGTCGTACAAGGGAAAGAATACAACAGGTTGCAGAGACCATGAAAACGTCCTCCGCTAAAGTGACCATAATATTTAGTGGAGCGAGTGATACGATGTCTTTGGTGACAGAACTGAGACTGCAGAACATTACTGACATCCAGCTGATAGCGAGTGAGGCCTGGGTCACATCATTCCAACTGTGGACAGAGGAAACTCGGGAAATATTGTCTGGATCAATCGGGTTTGGAATCAGGAGAGCGGAAATTCCCGGACTGAGAGAGTTTCTAGTCAAACTCCACCCTTCAATAGCACCAGACAATCCGTTTGTAGAAGAACTCTGGCGGGAAGTTTTTGGCTGTAGCGTCAAAATCTCAAATCAGAGTCTGGAAGAAAACACATCACCGTCTCCTTACAAACCGTGCACAGGTTCAGAGAGCTTGGAGACCATTGAGACTACATATACCGATGTGTCACAGTTGAGAGTTTCCTACAATGTGTACAAAGCGGTATACGCTGTAGCTCACGCCCTTCAAAATTTACAATCGTGTGGAGATGGGAAAGGTCCATTTCTCAACGAAACGTGCGGCCAAAAATCAAACATTCTACCCTGGCAG CTTTTACACTACCTGAGGGAGGTGCGTTTCACCAATCAGTTTGGAGAGGAAATAAGCTTTGATAAGAATGGAGATCCCATCGCTTCGTATGACCTGATAAACTGGCAGAAGCGCTCTGACGGGTCGGTTGAGTTTATTAAAGTTGGTTTTTACGATGCAGCCTTGCCGGCAGGGAAAGAACTCGTGTTGGATGAAAGGAGAATCGTTTGGCACGGAACGGCGCTAGAAAAGAAA GTGCCAGTCTCAACGTGTAGTGATAGTTGCCTTGCAGGTTCAAGAAGAGGGGCTCGTAACGGCCAGCCTATTTGCTGTTTTGATTGTTTACCATGTACTGATGGGGAGATCAGTAACCAAACAG ATTCTATAGAATGTATCAAATGCCCCACAGATTACTGGTCCAATGATCATAGAGATCAATGCATTCTGAAAGAAATTGAGTTCCTCTCCTTTCAAGACGGCATGGGGAAAACCCTCACGGCGATTTCACTGTTTGGAGCTTGTATCACAGGAGCTGTTGCAGCTGTTTTCTTATATTTCATAAACACTCCCATTGTAAGGGCCAACAATTCGGAACTGAGTTTCCTTCTGCTAATCTCATTAATACTGTGCTTTCTGTGCTCCATTGCATTCATTGGTCAGCCATCACCGTGGTCATGTATGGTGCGTCACACTGTGTTCGGAGTTAGCTTTGTTCTGTGTATTTCCTGTATTCTTAGTAAAACTCTGGTAGTCCTGATGGCATTTAAAGCAACGCTGCCGGCCAGCAATGTGATGAAATGGTTTGGACCCACACAACAAAGATCAATTGTCTttctctgtacattgatccaaatTATAATATGTGTGATCTGGTTGGTGacatctcccccactcccagcaAAGAATACCAAGTATCAAAGTGCAAAGATTATCCTTGAGTGTGATGTGGGTTCCACAGTTGCTTTCAGCTGTGTGTTAGGTTACATCGGGCTCTTAGCTTGTATGTGTTTAATTTTAGCTTTCTTGGCCCGAGCGTTACCGGACAAGTTCAATGAAGCTAAATTTATCACCTTCAGCATGCTCATCTTTTTTGCAGTTTGGGTAACTTTTATCCCCGCTCATGTGAGCACTCCCGGAAAATACACGGTCGCTGTGGAAATATTCGCAATTTTAGCATCGAGCTTTGGGCTGTTGTGCTGTATTTTCACTCCAAAATGTTATATTATCTTGTTAAAACCAGAAGAGAACACGAGAAAGCACATGATGGGTAAAACTGTAATGAACAGTATCAGTTAA
- the LOC137331720 gene encoding extracellular calcium-sensing receptor-like has translation MIFAIEEINRNPELLPNVTLGYRIFDSCLTHSESLKGALKLLNEEDGTESSYRCAALPSVPIVVGDAGSSQSIAASRVLAPFGIGLISYSSSCTCLSDKREFPTFFRTVPSDAAQIKALVRLVQRFKWIWVGIVAEDSDYGRFGILSFIEEVSKFETCIAFIEFLPPERTRAKLLQVIETIKKSSAKVIIIFSVRDTMSLVTELRLQNITDIQLIASEAWVTSFRLWTAETRDILSGTIGFGIRRAEIPGLREFLVKLHPSTAPDNPFVEELWREVFGCSVKISNRSLEENTSPSPYKPCTGSESLETIETTYTDVSQLRFTYNVYKAVYAVAHALHNLKSCENGKGPFLNKTCGQKSKILPWQLLHYLKEVRFTNQFGEEISFDKNGDPIASYDLINWQERADGSVEFVKVGYYDAALPAGKELALDESGIVWHGPENRVPVSVCSDTCPVGTRKSARKGQPICCFDCFPCSDGAISNQTDSTECIKCPTDYWSDDRRDQCILKEIEFLSFQDSMGKTLTAISLFGACITGAVAAVFLYFINTPIVRANNSELSFLLLISLILCFLCSIAFIGQPSPWSCMVRHTVFGVSFVLCISCILSKTLVVLMAFKATLPASNVMKWFGPTQQRSIVFLCTLIQIIICVIWLVTSPPVPAKNTKYQSAKIILECDVGSTVAFCCVLGYIGLLACMCLILAFLARALPDKFNEAKFITFSMLIFFAVWVTFIPAYVSTPGKYTVAVEIFAILASSFGLLCCIFAPKCYIILLKPEENSRKHLMGKNVQT, from the exons ATGATCTTCGCAATAGAAGAAATAAACAGGAATCCGGAGCTGCTTCCTAATGTAACTCTGGGCTATAGGATCTTTGACAGCTGCCTCACACATTCTGAATCGCTTAAAGGAGCCCTCAAATTACTGAACGAGGAGGATGGGACTGAATCCAGCTACAGGTGCGCTGCACTTCCATCAGTGCCCATCGTTGTGGGAGACGCGGGATCTTCACAGTCCATTGCCGCTTCACGAGTGTTGGCTCCTTTCGGTATTGGCCTG ATCAGTTATTCTTCGTCCTGCACCTGTCTGAGTGATAAGCGCGAGTTCCCAACTTTCTTCAGGACAGTTCCCAGTGACGCAGCTCAAATCAAAGCGTTGGTCAGACTGGTGCAACGTTTTAAATGGATTTGGGTTGGAATTGTAGCAGAAGATAGTGATTATGGCCGTTTTGGGATATTGTCCTTCATTGAAGAAGTTTCTAAGTTTGAAACATGCATCGCTTTTATTGAGTTTCTCCCTCCTGAACGTACCAGAGCTAAATTGCTTCAGGTTATAGAAACCATTAAAAAGTCCTCTGCTAAGGTCATCATAATATTTTCTGTGCGCGATACGATGTCTTTGGTGACAGAGCTCAGACTGCAGAACATTACTGACATCCAGCTGATAGCGAGTGAGGCCTGGGTCACCTCATTCCGATTATGGACAGCGGAAACTCGGGATATATTGTCTGGAACAATCGGGTTTGGAATCAGGAGAGCGGAAATTCCCGGACTGAGAGAGTTTCTAGTCAAACTCCACCCTTCAACAGCACCAGACAATCCGTTTGTAGAAGAACTCTGGCGGGAAGTTTTTGGCTGTAGCGTCAAAATCTCAAATCGGAGTCTGGAAGAAAACACATCACCGTCTCCTTACAAACCGTGCACAGGTTCAGAGAGCTTGGAGACCATTGAGACTACATATACCGATGTGTCACAGTTAAGATTTACGTATAATGTGTACAAAGCGGTATACGCTGTAGCTCacgcccttcataatttaaagtcGTGTGAAAACGGGAAAGGCCCATTTCTCAACAAAACATGTGGCCAAAAATCCAAGATTCTACCCTGGCAG CTTTTACACTATCTGAAGGAGGTGCGCTTCACCAACCAGTTTGGAGAAGAAATAAGCTTCGATAAGAACGGAGATCCCATCGCGTCCTATGACCTGATAAACTGGCAGGAGCGCGCTGATGGGTCAGTTGAGTTTGTTAAAGTTGGTTATTACGATGCGGCGTTACCTGCAGGGAAAGAACTCGCGTTGGATGAAAGTGGAATCGTTTGGCATGGACCCGAAAACAGG GTACCAGTATCAGTATGCAGTGACACTTGTCCTGTGGGGACAAGAAAGAGCGCACGAAAAGGCCAGCCTATCTGCTGCTTTGACTGTTTTCCATGCTCTGACGGAGCGATCAGCAACCAAACAG ATTCCACCGAATGCATCAAATGCCCTACAGATTACTGGTCCGATGACAGAAGAGATCAATGCATTCTGAAAGAAATTGAGTTCCTCTCCTTTCAAGACAGCATGGGCAAAACACTCACGGCGATTTCACTGTTTGGAGCTTGTATCACAGGAGCTGTTGCAGCTGTTTTCTTATATTTCATAAACACTCCCATTGTAAGGGCCAACAATTCGGAACTAAGTTTCCTTCTGCTAATCTCATTAATACTGTGCTTTCTGTGCTCCATTGCATTCATTGGGCAGCCATCACCGTGGTCATGTATGGTGCGTCACACTGTTTTCGGAGTTAGCTTTGTTCTGTGCATTTCCTGTATTCTTAGTAAAACTCTGGTAGTCCTGATGGCATTTAAAGCAACGCTGCCGGCCAGTAATGTGATGAAATGGTTTGGACCCACACAACAAAGATCAATTGTCTttctctgtacattgatccaaatTATAATATGTGTGATCTGGTTGGTGACATCTCCCCCAGTCCCAGCAAAAAACACGAAGTATCAAAGTGCAAAGATTATCCTTGAGTGTGATGTGGGTTCCACAGTTGCTTTCTGCTGTGTGTTAGGTTACATCGGGCTCTTAGCTTGTATGTGTTTAATTTTAGCTTTCTTGGCCCGAGCGTTACCGGACAAGTTCAATGAAGCTAAATTTATCACCTTCAGTATGCTCATCTTTTTTGCAGTTTGGGTAACATTTATCCCCGCTTATGTGAGCACTCCCGGCAAATACACGGTCGCTGTGGAAATATTCGCAATTTTAGCATCGAGCTTTGGGCTGTTGTGCTGTATATTTGCTCCAAAATGCTACATTATCTTGTTAAAACCAGAAGAGAACTCGAGAAAACACCTGATGGGTAAAAATGTGCAAACATAA